CATTTAATTGCACCTGTGCAATTGAGCTGAAACGTCATACAACACCGTACTAGAAACAAATCATTCATTTGAATCTCATGTGTTATTCTGGAAGAGAGGTTGAGAGGATTCGAAGAGCGAAAAACAAACGATTAAAGAAAGAATGTCTCCCCGTCCCTTCCCCCTTCATACAATCTATTACATTAATAACATCTCACCCATAATCCACCTTCATGTGTTGCCCATTGAAGAAGAAGACTGTGGACGGGATGTAGCTGATGTCGAAATACCTCGTATAGACTGGCACTTTATCGACATCCACCAGGTAGATCGAAGCCATGTTGCTGAGATCATGCGATGTCTTTGACAGctttaaatgaagaaaataataaaataacccCGTATTTATTATAACAGACACGCATTTTCAAATGAATTTCTGCATTTGTCTTCTGCGTTCGATCTTTAGTTGTACGTCGTTAAGTTATAGCTGTAAAGCCCACAatgatctgaaaatgaaaaaaggggAGCTCTTACTATCTCATCAAGCTGCATACAGACGGAGTCTTCATCCCTCCCAAACCGCAACACCAAAACTTTCTCGGCCACACTCTTAATAACCTCGTCGATATCCTTCTTACAGGATAGCTTTGGTAGAAACCAGCTCATCTCTTGTTTTAAAACGGAGGcattgctgtaaaaaaaatggaaataacagTTTTACACCATCATAACAAAAACAGTAGTGAAGTGAATTCTATTTGTGACCCGGAATTGATCATCGCCGCGTACGGGAGTTTTATTTGTTCCGACTGGAAACACGTTTGTTTcgttgttttttctctctctaaTAAAGCCACTGTGTATCGACCATTTATAAATCCGGCTGCGTAGATGCAGTGAAGTATTCGAACTATTTAAA
This portion of the Lepisosteus oculatus isolate fLepOcu1 chromosome 15, fLepOcu1.hap2, whole genome shotgun sequence genome encodes:
- the txnl4b gene encoding thioredoxin-like protein 4B — encoded protein: MSWFLPKLSCKKDIDEVIKSVAEKVLVLRFGRDEDSVCMQLDEILSKTSHDLSNMASIYLVDVDKVPVYTRYFDISYIPSTVFFFNGQHMKVDYGSPDHTKFVGSFKTKQDFVDLIEVIYRGAMRGKLIVQSPIDPRDVPKYDLLYQGI